From the genome of Methanothermobacter sp., one region includes:
- a CDS encoding TIGR04165 family Cys-rich peptide — translation MKFEDLFKECPRCGCKDKIVKRKIIDEHKAFASLREIICEKCGYVFQKGD, via the coding sequence ATGAAGTTCGAAGATTTGTTTAAGGAATGTCCACGTTGTGGTTGTAAGGATAAGATAGTTAAAAGGAAGATAATAGATGAACATAAAGCTTTTGCTAGTCTTAGGGAGATCATATGCGAAAAGTGTGGATATGTTTTCCAAAAGGGAGATTAG